In Phaeobacter piscinae, one genomic interval encodes:
- a CDS encoding glutamine synthetase family protein, with amino-acid sequence MDLSHLRTIRIAACDLNGQMRGKRMPVGLADKLADGAARMPISTLNVDLWGRDVEDNPLVFETGDADGVMLPTERGAVPMPWLANPSALVPMAMYWEDGRPFMGDPRHVLADVLTRYQQRGWRVVAATEMEFSLLDDSGAQPAPPIDPLTGRELDQQSVLSVAELDAFDAFFTDLYEGSEAMGIRAQSAISEAGLGQFEINLNHQDAMRAADDAWLFKALVKGLARKHGFAATFMAKPYAEEAGNGMHVHFSVEDEDGNNIFNDGTERGSDLLMNAVAGCLTAMPASTLILAPHGNSYDRLVPGAHAPVSAAWAYENRTAAIRIPGGSPKARRIEHRVAGGDINPYLMLSVVLGAALAGIEDGATPPAPSEGNIYEIDGLPQLAPDWNAAIDLFDSDPLIARILPDRVIRNLVMMKRQELAGFAERPAESHWLSWLEAV; translated from the coding sequence ATGGATCTGTCTCATCTGCGCACTATCCGCATTGCCGCCTGTGACCTGAACGGGCAGATGCGCGGCAAGCGTATGCCCGTTGGGCTGGCAGACAAGCTGGCAGATGGCGCCGCACGGATGCCGATCTCTACCCTCAACGTCGACCTCTGGGGCCGCGATGTCGAAGACAACCCGCTGGTGTTTGAGACCGGCGACGCCGATGGCGTGATGCTGCCAACCGAACGTGGCGCCGTCCCGATGCCCTGGCTGGCCAACCCATCCGCGCTGGTCCCGATGGCAATGTACTGGGAAGACGGCCGCCCCTTCATGGGCGACCCACGTCATGTGCTGGCCGATGTGCTGACCCGCTACCAGCAGCGCGGCTGGCGCGTTGTCGCCGCCACCGAGATGGAGTTCAGCCTGCTGGATGACAGCGGCGCACAGCCCGCCCCGCCCATCGACCCGCTCACAGGCCGGGAGCTGGATCAGCAGTCGGTCCTGTCGGTCGCGGAACTTGATGCCTTTGATGCGTTTTTCACCGATCTCTATGAAGGGTCAGAGGCGATGGGCATTCGCGCCCAATCCGCCATTTCGGAGGCGGGGCTGGGCCAGTTTGAAATCAACCTCAACCATCAGGATGCCATGCGCGCCGCCGATGATGCCTGGCTGTTCAAGGCCTTGGTCAAAGGTCTGGCCCGCAAGCACGGTTTTGCCGCCACATTCATGGCCAAGCCCTATGCCGAAGAGGCTGGAAACGGCATGCATGTGCATTTCTCGGTCGAGGATGAGGACGGCAACAATATCTTCAACGATGGCACCGAACGCGGCTCGGATCTGCTGATGAACGCGGTGGCCGGCTGCCTCACCGCGATGCCCGCCAGCACGCTGATCCTGGCCCCACACGGCAATTCCTACGACCGGCTGGTGCCCGGCGCCCATGCCCCGGTCAGCGCCGCCTGGGCCTATGAAAACCGCACCGCCGCAATCCGTATCCCCGGCGGCAGCCCCAAGGCGCGCCGCATCGAACACCGGGTCGCAGGCGGCGATATCAACCCCTATCTGATGCTTTCCGTGGTGCTCGGCGCGGCGCTCGCCGGGATCGAGGATGGCGCCACGCCCCCGGCCCCGTCCGAGGGCAACATCTATGAGATTGACGGGTTGCCGCAGCTGGCCCCCGACTGGAACGCCGCGATCGACCTCTTCGACAGTGACCCGCTGATCGCGCGGATCCTGCCCGACCGGGTGATCCGCAATCTGGTGATGATGAAACGTCAGGAGCTGGCAGGCTTTGCCGAGCGCCCGGCGGAGAGCCATTGGCTGTCCTGGCTTGAGGCGGTATGA
- a CDS encoding ABC transporter permease produces MFSFCSDPASLEGFQWLSCYLTTGKHFAFYASFGTVLLLLAVTAPAALAFGFGGAMAARAQFAPLSWLGKAYIAVVRGVPDIAFFLFFVIALDQGIEYLRHQVKCPDWDAPVRQGNDFVVCDIAKMPLSSSDQWIHEVYGFSLAVVTFAIVFGAFAANVLFGAMRAVPRAQIETAEAYGMTHRQAFWRILVPQMWTYALPGLSNLWMVLIKATPLLFLLGVEDIVYWARELGGSKTARFTDYPHGDWRMWYFLGLLVFYLAFTKLSEVVLERIRTRLSHGQATLAGEAQRKAS; encoded by the coding sequence ATTTTCTCCTTTTGCTCTGATCCGGCCAGCCTGGAGGGTTTCCAGTGGCTGAGCTGTTACCTGACCACCGGCAAGCATTTTGCTTTCTACGCCTCCTTCGGGACGGTGCTGCTGCTTCTGGCCGTCACCGCCCCGGCGGCGCTGGCGTTTGGCTTTGGCGGCGCCATGGCTGCACGCGCGCAATTCGCGCCGCTCTCCTGGCTGGGCAAGGCCTATATCGCAGTGGTGCGTGGCGTGCCGGACATCGCATTCTTCCTGTTCTTCGTGATCGCATTGGATCAGGGCATTGAATATCTGCGCCATCAGGTGAAATGCCCCGACTGGGACGCGCCGGTACGGCAAGGCAATGACTTTGTTGTCTGTGACATTGCCAAGATGCCGCTCAGCTCCTCCGATCAGTGGATCCACGAGGTCTACGGCTTCTCGCTTGCGGTGGTGACCTTTGCCATCGTGTTCGGCGCCTTTGCGGCCAATGTGCTGTTTGGCGCGATGCGGGCCGTGCCCCGCGCCCAGATTGAAACCGCCGAAGCCTATGGCATGACCCATCGCCAGGCCTTCTGGCGCATTCTGGTGCCGCAGATGTGGACTTATGCGCTGCCCGGCCTGTCGAACCTGTGGATGGTGCTGATCAAGGCCACGCCGCTGCTGTTCCTGCTCGGGGTCGAAGATATTGTCTACTGGGCGCGTGAGCTTGGCGGCTCCAAGACTGCCCGCTTCACCGATTACCCCCATGGCGACTGGCGGATGTGGTACTTCCTCGGCCTGCTGGTGTTCTACCTCGCGTTTACCAAACTCTCCGAGGTGGTGCTGGAGCGCATCCGCACCCGTCTGTCCCATGGGCAGGCCACATTGGCAGGCGAAGCCCAAAGGAAAGCGTCATGA
- a CDS encoding DUF1330 domain-containing protein: MPKGYWVAHVDVDDMDRYKNYVAANAAPFAEYGAKFLIRGGPKEVREGQTRARTVVIEFKDFATAKACYDSVAYQQAKALRDPVSTGDMEIIEGYGD, encoded by the coding sequence ATGCCCAAAGGATACTGGGTCGCCCATGTCGACGTTGATGATATGGACCGCTACAAGAACTATGTTGCGGCCAATGCGGCCCCCTTTGCCGAATACGGCGCCAAATTCCTGATCCGTGGCGGCCCCAAAGAGGTCCGCGAGGGCCAGACCCGCGCCCGCACCGTGGTGATCGAATTCAAGGATTTTGCCACCGCCAAAGCCTGTTACGACTCCGTCGCCTATCAGCAGGCCAAGGCGCTGCGCGATCCGGTCTCCACCGGCGATATGGAAATCATCGAAGGCTACGGCGACTAG
- a CDS encoding Lrp/AsnC family transcriptional regulator: MQTDETDQNLLTLLRENARRPVADLARRLGLARTTVQARIERLESSGVISGYTLRTSAQARPPLQATVLISIEPRSGPEVLARLRGLPGVEVVHTTSGRFDLLAQVVAQTTTELDETIDRIGEARGVRSSESLIHLATKLDRTGQ, encoded by the coding sequence ATGCAAACCGACGAAACCGACCAGAACCTCCTGACGCTCCTGCGGGAAAACGCCCGCCGCCCGGTGGCCGATCTGGCACGCCGTCTGGGCCTTGCACGCACCACTGTACAGGCGCGGATTGAACGATTGGAAAGCTCCGGCGTGATCAGCGGTTACACGCTGCGCACCTCGGCGCAGGCGCGCCCGCCATTGCAGGCGACGGTGCTGATCTCGATTGAACCACGCTCCGGCCCTGAGGTTCTGGCCCGATTGCGCGGACTGCCGGGCGTCGAGGTCGTGCACACCACCTCAGGCCGGTTTGACCTCTTGGCGCAGGTGGTGGCGCAAACCACCACTGAGCTGGACGAGACGATTGATCGCATCGGCGAAGCACGCGGCGTGCGCTCCTCCGAGAGCCTGATCCATTTGGCCACAAAACTGGATCGCACCGGCCAGTAG
- a CDS encoding transporter substrate-binding domain-containing protein: MKSLILGTAALALTAGIAIADTVRLGTEGAYPPYNFLNDDGQVDGFERELGDELCKRAELDCEWVTNDWDSIIPNLLSGNYDTIIAGMSITAERKEVVNFTTGYTRPSPSAYAAMSADVDVNSAVVAAQASTIQAAHVASTGATLVEFPTPDETVAAVKAGEVDAVMADKDFLIPIVGETEMEFVADDVLLGDGIGMAFRKSDDELRGKFDVAIESMKADGSLNALLEKWEIEGQF; encoded by the coding sequence ATGAAATCTCTTATCCTCGGCACCGCAGCCCTGGCCCTCACTGCGGGCATCGCAATTGCGGACACTGTGCGTCTGGGCACCGAAGGCGCCTACCCTCCGTATAACTTCCTGAACGATGACGGTCAGGTTGACGGTTTTGAACGTGAGCTGGGCGACGAGCTGTGCAAGCGCGCTGAGCTGGACTGCGAATGGGTCACCAACGACTGGGATTCGATCATCCCCAACCTGCTGTCCGGCAACTACGACACCATCATCGCCGGCATGTCGATCACAGCCGAGCGTAAGGAAGTTGTGAACTTCACCACCGGCTACACCCGCCCGTCGCCCTCCGCCTATGCGGCGATGTCGGCTGATGTGGATGTGAACAGCGCCGTGGTGGCAGCTCAGGCCTCCACCATTCAGGCCGCCCATGTCGCCTCCACCGGTGCCACCCTGGTTGAATTCCCCACTCCGGATGAAACGGTTGCCGCTGTGAAAGCAGGCGAAGTGGACGCGGTCATGGCCGACAAGGACTTCCTGATCCCGATCGTGGGCGAAACCGAGATGGAATTTGTCGCAGATGACGTCCTCTTGGGCGACGGTATCGGCATGGCGTTCCGCAAGTCCGACGACGAGCTGCGCGGCAAGTTCGACGTGGCCATCGAATCGATGAAGGCAGACGGCTCCCTGAACGCTCTGCTGGAAAAATGGGAAATCGAAGGCCAGTTCTGA
- a CDS encoding ABC transporter ATP-binding protein, producing MTDTTPVLEIRGLHKSYGELEVIKGVDITAHRGDVVSLIGSSGSGKSTLLRCCNLLEDSQEGDILFKGEPINWSGTGLARRPSNAKQVLRIRTNLSMVFQQFNLWAHMTILQNVMEAPLTVLGRDRAEVEEAARKYLTKVGIGDKCDAYPAQLSGGQQQRAAIARALCMEPEALLFDEPTSALDPELEQEVVKVIKDLAAEGRTMIIVTHDMNMAADVSSHIVFLHKGLIEEEGSPDEVFGSTRSERLQGFLASTRHGK from the coding sequence TTGACCGACACAACGCCAGTTCTGGAAATCCGCGGCCTGCACAAGTCATATGGCGAGCTGGAAGTGATCAAAGGTGTCGATATCACCGCCCACCGCGGCGATGTGGTTTCCCTCATCGGATCCTCCGGGTCGGGCAAGTCCACTCTGCTGCGCTGCTGCAACCTGCTGGAAGACAGCCAGGAGGGGGATATCCTCTTCAAGGGTGAGCCGATCAACTGGTCCGGAACCGGCCTTGCCCGGCGTCCTTCTAATGCGAAACAGGTGCTGCGCATCCGCACCAACCTGTCCATGGTGTTCCAGCAGTTCAATCTCTGGGCGCATATGACCATTCTGCAAAACGTGATGGAGGCCCCGCTGACCGTCCTCGGTCGTGACCGCGCCGAGGTGGAAGAGGCCGCCCGCAAATACCTCACCAAAGTGGGGATCGGCGACAAATGTGATGCCTATCCGGCGCAGCTCTCCGGCGGCCAGCAGCAGCGTGCAGCCATCGCACGCGCGCTTTGCATGGAACCTGAGGCGCTGCTGTTTGACGAACCCACCTCCGCCCTCGACCCCGAGCTGGAGCAGGAGGTGGTCAAGGTGATCAAGGATCTCGCCGCTGAAGGCCGCACCATGATCATCGTGACCCATGACATGAACATGGCCGCAGATGTCTCCAGCCACATCGTGTTTCTGCACAAAGGCCTGATCGAAGAAGAAGGCAGCCCGGACGAAGTCTTCGGCAGCACCCGATCGGAACGTCTGCAAGGCTTCCTTGCCTCCACGCGTCACGGCAAATAA
- a CDS encoding TerB family tellurite resistance protein has product MLKKLFQVFRPQKTPAQPDPDAELALGALLVRVAQSDRDYQLEEISLIDRILARLYQHDAIEAAKVRAACEKLHAAAPETDTFGRLIRETTGLEERLAALDALWEVVLADGHEHPGEMKIVEDARKAMGLSKADSDTARARAQGKLLGPEQGVAAGQPATESTLAGATTVSPTPDPSDKEPQP; this is encoded by the coding sequence ATGCTGAAAAAACTGTTTCAGGTCTTTCGACCGCAAAAGACCCCCGCCCAGCCGGACCCCGATGCCGAGCTGGCGCTTGGCGCGCTGCTGGTGCGGGTGGCGCAATCAGACCGGGACTACCAGCTGGAAGAGATCAGCCTGATCGACCGCATTCTGGCCCGTCTCTATCAACACGACGCGATTGAGGCGGCAAAGGTCCGCGCCGCCTGCGAAAAACTGCACGCCGCCGCGCCGGAAACCGACACGTTCGGTCGCCTGATCCGCGAAACCACCGGGCTTGAGGAACGGCTCGCAGCGCTGGATGCGCTTTGGGAGGTGGTGTTGGCGGATGGCCATGAACACCCCGGCGAGATGAAGATCGTCGAGGACGCACGCAAGGCGATGGGCCTCTCCAAGGCCGACAGCGACACCGCCCGCGCCCGCGCGCAGGGCAAACTCCTTGGCCCGGAGCAGGGCGTGGCCGCAGGCCAGCCAGCCACAGAAAGCACGCTTGCAGGCGCCACCACGGTATCGCCCACCCCCGACCCGTCAGATAAGGAGCCGCAGCCATGA
- a CDS encoding TerB family tellurite resistance protein: MIKELLGRLLAPAPEPLDDGDARLALCALLVRIARSDHNYSDDERDRIDRILRARYDLDLGGAILLREQAEALEAEAPDTVRFTRAIKDAVAYENRMAVVEALWQVVLADGKRDAAEDALLRLSASLLGVSDVDSARARQRAEASS, from the coding sequence ATGATCAAGGAACTGCTTGGACGACTGCTGGCCCCCGCGCCGGAGCCGCTGGACGATGGCGATGCGCGCCTTGCCCTTTGCGCCCTTCTGGTGCGGATTGCGCGGTCTGATCACAATTACTCCGACGATGAGCGGGACCGGATCGACCGGATCCTGCGGGCGCGCTACGATCTCGACCTGGGCGGCGCCATCCTGCTGCGCGAACAGGCCGAGGCGCTGGAGGCCGAGGCCCCCGACACCGTCCGCTTTACCCGCGCGATCAAGGACGCCGTTGCGTATGAAAACCGCATGGCCGTGGTCGAAGCCCTGTGGCAGGTGGTGCTGGCCGATGGCAAGCGTGACGCGGCCGAGGACGCGCTTCTGCGCCTGTCTGCCAGCCTCCTGGGGGTCAGCGATGTTGACAGCGCCCGTGCCCGTCAACGCGCGGAGGCCAGCTCATGA
- a CDS encoding phosphate/phosphite/phosphonate ABC transporter substrate-binding protein, which produces MIASLAMYDRPETAPALDALWQAIRTELAAASIDAPETLTRGGDLWSIWSDSELLLAQTCGLPYRTRLYEQVTLVTTLDHGVADCPPGHYNSVFIAHRNRAGHSLREIAGGSFAYNEALSQSGWAAPMLHLRDLSLLPGSLFQSGSHSASARAVAEGTADFAALDAVSWALMQAHDDWAKDLVEVARTPPTPGLPLITASSRDPAPLRTAVAQAVANLDDDHRNTLHLKGVSEIPPGAYLAVPTPLGPVLTEQSIRQQAAG; this is translated from the coding sequence ATGATCGCCAGTCTGGCGATGTATGACCGCCCCGAAACCGCCCCTGCCCTGGATGCCCTGTGGCAGGCGATCCGCACCGAACTGGCCGCGGCTTCCATCGACGCGCCGGAAACCCTCACCCGTGGCGGCGATCTCTGGTCGATCTGGTCCGATTCGGAGCTGCTGCTGGCGCAGACCTGCGGCCTGCCCTACCGCACCCGTCTCTATGAGCAGGTCACTCTGGTTACAACGCTGGATCACGGCGTCGCGGACTGCCCGCCGGGGCACTACAACAGCGTCTTCATCGCCCATCGCAACCGCGCAGGCCATAGCCTTCGAGAGATCGCTGGCGGCAGCTTTGCCTATAATGAGGCGCTGTCGCAATCCGGCTGGGCCGCGCCGATGCTGCATCTGCGCGACCTCTCCCTCCTCCCCGGCAGCCTGTTTCAATCCGGCAGCCACAGCGCCTCCGCCCGTGCGGTGGCCGAAGGCACCGCCGATTTCGCCGCCCTTGATGCGGTCAGTTGGGCCTTGATGCAGGCGCATGATGATTGGGCCAAGGATCTGGTCGAAGTGGCGCGGACACCGCCAACGCCGGGCCTGCCGCTGATCACTGCCAGCAGCCGTGATCCGGCCCCCCTTCGCACTGCTGTCGCGCAGGCTGTCGCCAATCTGGATGATGACCACCGCAATACCCTGCATCTGAAGGGTGTGAGCGAGATCCCACCGGGCGCCTATCTGGCAGTACCGACACCACTCGGTCCGGTGCTGACCGAGCAATCCATCCGCCAGCAGGCGGCAGGCTGA
- a CDS encoding valine--tRNA ligase: protein MAMDKTFNAAEAEARLSEAWEKAGCFRAGANAKRSETYSVMIPPPNVTGVLHMGHAFNNTLQDILIRWKRMQGYDTLWQPGTDHAGIATQMVVERELAKDGKKRTDFSRPEFLQKIWEWKEQSGGTIINQLKRLGASCDYDRTAFTMAGAQGDTRTGHENSPNFHDAVIKVFVEMYNKGLIYRGKRLVNWDPHFETAISDLEVENIEVAGHMWHFKYPLAGGATYTYVEKDEDGNVTLEEERDYISIATTRPETMLGDGAVAVHPSDERYAPIVGKLVEIPVGPKEHRRLIPIITDEYPDKDFGSGAVKITGAHDFNDYQVAKRGGIPMYNLMDTKAHMRSDGAPYVEEAAKAQAIANGEAEFTEASIAAMNLVPEEYRGLDRFEARKRVVADITAEGLAVMQTVTKTVKDEDGNESEVSETVAYVENKPIMQPFGDRSKVVIEPMLTDQWFVDAAKIVAPALDAVKDGTVKILPESGEKTYYHWLENIEPWCISRQLWWGHQIPVWYGPKKAEVTEDGRQSYTIGAGDLQRFCASSEEEALKLALEYYGRDAVVLETFGAAREDFEQKFGAASIITAIQQSLDPQTSKERKVALFRDPDVLDTWFSSGLWPIGTLGWPEDTAEMQKYFPTSTLVTGQDILFFWVARMMMMQLAVLDQDLPVEKRIPFDTVYLHGLVRDAKGKKMSKSTGNVVDPLEIIDEYGADALRFTNAAMASLGGVLKLDMQRIAGYRNFGTKLWNAVNFAHFNNVYDAETPAYACPDAKAAVNQWIIGETAKVRVEVDAALDAYRFNDAALGLYAFVWGKVCDWYIELSKPLFNSDDEAVIAETRQTLGWVLDQCMILLHPIMPFITEELWGNTAKRDTMLVHEDWPTYGTELVNADADAEMNWVITAIENIRSTRAQMHVPAGAKIPMVVTEFSDQARAAWEKNEAMIQKLARITTLEQVETFPKGCASVAAPGASFGLPLADVIDVDAEKARLEKTLGKLAKELGGLRGRLNNPKFAASAPEEVVAEARENLALREEEEAKIKEALARLAEIG, encoded by the coding sequence ATGGCGATGGACAAGACATTTAACGCAGCCGAAGCCGAAGCCCGGCTTTCCGAGGCCTGGGAGAAGGCAGGCTGTTTCCGCGCAGGCGCAAATGCCAAGCGCAGCGAAACCTACAGCGTTATGATCCCGCCCCCAAACGTCACCGGCGTCCTGCACATGGGCCATGCCTTCAACAACACACTCCAGGACATCCTAATCCGCTGGAAGCGCATGCAGGGCTATGACACGCTCTGGCAGCCCGGCACCGACCATGCCGGCATCGCCACCCAGATGGTGGTGGAGCGTGAGCTGGCCAAGGACGGCAAGAAACGCACCGACTTCTCCCGCCCCGAGTTCCTTCAAAAAATCTGGGAATGGAAAGAGCAATCCGGCGGCACCATCATCAACCAGCTGAAGCGTCTCGGTGCCTCCTGTGACTATGACCGCACCGCCTTCACCATGGCAGGCGCGCAGGGCGACACCCGCACCGGACACGAGAATTCCCCGAATTTCCACGACGCCGTCATCAAGGTCTTTGTGGAGATGTACAACAAGGGTCTGATCTACCGCGGCAAGCGGCTGGTGAACTGGGATCCGCATTTTGAAACCGCGATCTCCGACCTTGAGGTGGAGAATATCGAGGTTGCGGGCCATATGTGGCACTTCAAATACCCGCTCGCCGGTGGCGCCACCTACACCTATGTGGAGAAAGACGAAGACGGCAACGTCACGCTGGAGGAAGAGCGCGATTATATCTCCATCGCCACCACCCGCCCGGAAACCATGCTGGGCGACGGCGCGGTGGCGGTGCACCCATCGGACGAGCGTTATGCCCCCATCGTGGGCAAGCTGGTCGAAATCCCGGTCGGCCCCAAGGAACACCGCCGCCTGATCCCGATCATCACGGATGAATACCCGGACAAGGATTTCGGCTCTGGCGCGGTGAAAATCACCGGCGCCCATGATTTCAACGACTATCAGGTCGCCAAGCGTGGCGGCATTCCGATGTATAACCTGATGGACACCAAGGCGCATATGCGCAGCGACGGCGCGCCCTATGTAGAAGAGGCCGCCAAAGCACAAGCCATCGCCAATGGTGAGGCAGAATTCACCGAAGCCAGCATCGCCGCGATGAACCTGGTGCCGGAAGAATACCGTGGCCTGGACCGTTTCGAGGCGCGCAAACGCGTGGTCGCCGATATCACCGCCGAAGGTCTCGCCGTGATGCAGACCGTGACCAAAACGGTGAAGGATGAGGACGGCAACGAGAGCGAAGTCTCCGAAACTGTGGCCTACGTTGAAAACAAGCCGATCATGCAGCCCTTTGGCGACCGCTCCAAAGTGGTGATTGAGCCGATGCTGACCGACCAGTGGTTCGTGGACGCGGCGAAGATCGTCGCCCCGGCGCTGGACGCGGTGAAAGACGGCACCGTCAAGATCCTGCCGGAGAGCGGTGAGAAGACCTATTACCACTGGCTGGAAAACATCGAACCCTGGTGCATCTCGCGCCAGCTGTGGTGGGGCCATCAGATCCCGGTTTGGTATGGGCCGAAAAAGGCAGAAGTTACCGAGGACGGACGCCAATCATATACGATTGGTGCTGGCGACCTCCAGCGTTTCTGCGCTTCCTCTGAAGAAGAAGCTCTTAAGCTTGCGCTCGAGTATTATGGCCGTGACGCAGTTGTTCTGGAAACATTCGGCGCAGCGCGAGAGGATTTTGAACAGAAGTTTGGCGCTGCGTCCATCATTACAGCCATTCAGCAATCTCTGGACCCGCAAACTTCCAAAGAAAGAAAAGTTGCGTTGTTCCGCGACCCCGACGTCCTCGACACCTGGTTCTCCTCCGGTCTCTGGCCGATTGGCACGCTGGGCTGGCCGGAAGACACCGCCGAGATGCAGAAGTACTTCCCGACCTCTACCCTGGTGACAGGTCAGGACATTCTGTTCTTCTGGGTTGCGCGGATGATGATGATGCAGCTGGCGGTTCTGGATCAGGATCTGCCGGTCGAAAAGCGCATCCCCTTCGACACCGTCTACCTCCATGGCCTCGTCCGCGATGCCAAGGGCAAAAAGATGTCGAAATCCACCGGCAACGTGGTCGATCCGCTGGAGATCATCGACGAATACGGCGCCGACGCGCTGCGCTTCACCAATGCGGCGATGGCCAGCCTTGGTGGCGTGCTGAAGCTCGATATGCAGCGCATCGCGGGCTACCGCAACTTTGGCACCAAACTGTGGAATGCGGTGAACTTCGCCCATTTCAACAACGTCTATGACGCCGAAACCCCGGCCTATGCCTGCCCCGACGCCAAGGCCGCGGTGAACCAATGGATCATCGGCGAGACCGCCAAGGTCCGCGTGGAAGTGGATGCCGCCCTGGACGCCTACCGCTTCAACGATGCGGCCCTCGGTCTTTATGCCTTTGTCTGGGGCAAGGTCTGTGACTGGTATATCGAACTCAGCAAACCGCTGTTCAACTCTGATGATGAGGCGGTGATCGCCGAGACCCGCCAGACGCTTGGCTGGGTGCTGGACCAGTGCATGATCCTTCTGCATCCGATCATGCCCTTCATCACCGAAGAGCTCTGGGGCAATACCGCCAAGCGTGACACCATGCTGGTGCATGAAGACTGGCCGACCTATGGCACCGAATTGGTCAACGCCGATGCGGACGCCGAAATGAACTGGGTGATCACCGCGATTGAGAACATCCGCTCCACCCGCGCGCAGATGCATGTGCCCGCCGGTGCCAAAATCCCGATGGTGGTGACAGAATTCTCCGATCAGGCGCGCGCCGCCTGGGAGAAGAATGAGGCGATGATCCAGAAACTTGCGCGGATCACCACGCTGGAGCAGGTTGAGACCTTCCCCAAAGGCTGCGCCTCCGTGGCGGCCCCCGGTGCGTCCTTTGGCCTGCCGCTGGCGGATGTGATCGACGTGGATGCTGAAAAGGCCCGTCTGGAGAAAACCCTCGGCAAACTCGCCAAGGAGCTGGGCGGCCTGCGTGGGCGTCTGAACAACCCTAAATTTGCCGCCTCCGCGCCGGAGGAGGTCGTCGCCGAAGCTCGCGAAAACCTTGCCCTGCGCGAGGAAGAAGAGGCCAAGATCAAAGAGGCGCTGGCGCGTCTGGCTGAAATCGGCTGA
- a CDS encoding ABC transporter permease gives MSCFQTLQDYGLRALGIGERMLPRSDFTLCDQFVLIGSGMLWNIYFGAIAVVIGFVIANGVALAKNSTSTPLRKTAEWFIFIFRGSPLFIQFFFAYFLFLQLKSVSPIFNPLSAAWLGALIVLILNTAAYSAEIFYGALRSIPKGDIEAADAYGLSGWTRFRRIMWPTMMRLAWPSYTNEAIFLFHATTLVFFSGFPAWQQRGDALYYASYFADKTFNPFVPYPILAFYFILLTLVVIGIFGVINTRLNAHLPQEKRRKIRYRPNLIR, from the coding sequence ATGAGCTGTTTCCAGACCCTTCAGGATTACGGCCTGCGCGCACTTGGCATCGGCGAACGCATGTTGCCCCGCAGCGATTTCACCCTCTGCGACCAGTTTGTCCTCATCGGCTCGGGCATGCTGTGGAACATCTACTTCGGCGCCATCGCCGTCGTGATCGGCTTTGTCATCGCCAATGGCGTGGCACTGGCCAAGAATTCCACCTCAACACCGCTGCGCAAAACCGCTGAATGGTTCATCTTCATCTTCCGTGGCTCGCCGCTGTTCATTCAGTTCTTCTTTGCCTACTTCCTGTTCCTGCAGCTGAAGTCGGTCTCGCCAATCTTCAATCCGCTGTCGGCGGCCTGGCTTGGCGCGCTGATCGTGCTGATCCTCAACACCGCCGCCTATTCCGCCGAGATCTTCTACGGCGCGCTGCGCTCGATCCCCAAGGGCGATATCGAGGCGGCAGATGCCTATGGGCTGTCGGGCTGGACCCGCTTTCGCCGAATCATGTGGCCAACAATGATGCGGCTGGCCTGGCCCTCCTACACGAACGAGGCGATCTTCCTGTTCCATGCCACCACCCTGGTGTTCTTCTCCGGGTTCCCGGCCTGGCAACAGCGCGGCGATGCGCTCTATTACGCCAGCTATTTCGCGGATAAGACGTTCAACCCCTTCGTGCCCTACCCGATCCTGGCCTTCTACTTCATCCTGCTGACGCTGGTGGTGATTGGCATCTTCGGCGTGATCAACACCCGGCTGAACGCCCATCTGCCGCAGGAAAAACGCCGCAAGATCCGCTACAGGCCTAACCTGATCCGCTGA